The Gimesia sp. DNA window TTTATCTGCTTTTCTCAGGTATATACCAACAAACTAAGTGCAGGGGTTAGCATATTGTCCAATCAAACCATCAACTTCTACAGCGTCAGCGAGGCTTACGGTGAGTTCTCCAACTTTGCCGGATTTCCGATTAAGCTGGAGGGTAAATGCTGGCCGACGTCGGAGCATTATTTTCAGGCGCAGAAATTCAAAGAGACTTCACACCAGGAAGAGATCCGCAAAGAATCGTCGCCGATGCGAGCAGCCCAGATGGGGCGGGAGCGGAAGCGACCGCTGCGGAAAGACTGGGAATCGGTCAAAGATGGCATCATGCGGCAAGCCGTGCTGGCGAAGTTTACGCAACATGCAGAACTGCGGGAACTGCTGCTCGCTACGGGAGAGAGTCGTCTCGTCGAGCATACGACGAACGATGCTTACTGGGGAGATGGGGGAGATGGCAGCGGTAAGAATCGGCTGGGGCAGATTCTGATGGAGATTCGCCGGACGCTGCGGGAGGTGGGAGATCCGGAAGGGGAAGCGTAGCGGGGCTCAGGGGAAGTCGATGTACTCGGGTGGAACTCGATCGGTCAGCCAGACCTGATTCGGAGTCACAAAGAATTCAAACCCGACTTGAGACATCTCTCCCGAGCGTATCTTCAGCAACACTGGTTTTCCCCGCCGCTGCCCGACCGCCAGTGCGGTATTTTCATCTCCATGCAGATGCACGTGATGACGTTTCATCTTCTTGAGTCCCTCGCGGGCGATCACTGCAACAAACTG harbors:
- a CDS encoding NADAR domain-containing protein codes for the protein MSNQTINFYSVSEAYGEFSNFAGFPIKLEGKCWPTSEHYFQAQKFKETSHQEEIRKESSPMRAAQMGRERKRPLRKDWESVKDGIMRQAVLAKFTQHAELRELLLATGESRLVEHTTNDAYWGDGGDGSGKNRLGQILMEIRRTLREVGDPEGEA